Proteins encoded together in one Quercus lobata isolate SW786 chromosome 3, ValleyOak3.0 Primary Assembly, whole genome shotgun sequence window:
- the LOC115982128 gene encoding ACT domain-containing protein ACR4-like, translating to MDCWTSHLSMDDEFEKLVIRMNPPRVTVDNASSRKATLIKVDSANKRGTLLELVQVLTDLNLIIRRAYISSDGEWFMDVFHVTDRNGNKLFDDDLADRIQQSLGPRARSFRSLRRSVGVQAAMEHTTIELTGRDRPGLLSEVFAVLADLKCNVVAAEVWTHNSRMASVVYITDEAIGMPIDDPDRLAKIKQLLLYVLKGDRDKRGANTAVSVGSTHKDRRLHQMMYADRDYDMDDTDCVSTSDRRKLLVTVENCVDKGYTVVNLMSPDRPKLLFDAVCTLTDMQYVVYHATIIAEGPEAYQEYFIRHMDGCPISSEAERQRVIHCLEAAIKRRTSEGIRLELCGEDRIGLLSDVTRIFRENGLSVTRAEVTTRGSQAVNAFYVTDASGNPVKSETIEAVRNEIGLTVLHVKDEAYSKSPPQESGRFSLGNIFRSRSEKFLYNLGLIKSYS from the exons ATGGATTGTTGGACCTCTCATCTCTCCATGGATGATGAATTTGAAAAGCTTGTGATTCGAATGAACCCTCCAAG GGTTACAGTTGATAATGCCTCAAGCAGGAAAGCCACTTTGATTAAG GTTGATAGCGCAAACAAGCGTGGGACTTTGTTAGAGTTGGTTCAAGTTTTGACTGACTTGAATCTTATAATTCGTCGAGCTTACATATCTTCAGATGGGGAATGGTTCATGGATG TATTTCATGTCACTGATCGAAATGGGAACAAGCTGTTCGATGATGATCTTGCTGACCGGATTCAACAG TCGCTGGGACCTAGGGCACGTAGTTTTCGGTCCTTGAGAAGGTCTGTGGGTGTCCAAGCTGCCATGGAACATACGACAATTGAATTGACTGGAAGAGATAGGCCAGGCTTGCTTTCAGAGGTTTTTGCTGTTCTTGCTGACCTCAAATGTAACGTGGTAGCCGCAGAGGTCTGGACCCACAATTCAAGAATGGCTTCAGTTGTTTACATCACGGACGAGGCAATTGGAATGCCAATTGATGATCCTGATCGGCTTGCTAAGATCAAACAACTTCTTCTTTATGTACTAAAAGGGGATAGAGATAAACGGGGTGCCAACACTGCTGTTTCCGTGGGTTCAACTCATAAGGACCGGAGACTCCATCAAATGATGTATGCTGATCGCGATTATGATATGGATGATACAGATTGTGTGTCCACTAGTGACAGAAGAAAACTTCTTGTAACGGTAGAGAATTGTGTGGATAAGGGATATACTGTTGTGAATTTGATGAGTCCTGACCGTCCTAAGCTACTCTTTGATGCTGTATGCACACTGACTGATATGCAATATGTAGTATACCATGCTACCATAATTGCGGAGGGACCAGAGGCTTATCAG GAATACTTTATCAGGCATATGGATGGCTGCCCTATTAGTTCTGAAGCAGAGAGGCAAAGGGTAATTCATTGCTTGGAGGCTGCTATCAAGAGGCGAACTTCTGAG GGTATAAGACTAGAACTCTGCGGTGAAGATAGAATTGGTCTTTTGTCTGATGTTACTCGTATATTTAGAGAAAATGGTCTATCAGTTACTCGAGCTGAGGTTACTACCAGGGGATCCCAAGCTGTAAATGCTTTTTATGTGACTGATGCATCGGGAAATCCAGTGAAGAGTGAAACAATTGAGGCAGTTCGTAATGAGATTGGTCTGACAGTACTTCATGTGAAGGATGAGGCCTACTCAAAATCTCCACCCCAAGAGAGTGGGAGATTCTCTTTGGGTAATATCTTTCGATCCAGATCAGAGAAGTTTCTATACAACTTGGGTTTGATAAAGTCATATTCTTGA